A region of Bacillus cabrialesii DNA encodes the following proteins:
- the amyE gene encoding alpha-amylase — MFQNRFKTSLLPLFAGFLLLFHMVLAGPAAANAETQNTSNELTAPSIKSGTILHAWNWSFNTLKHNMKDIHDAGYTAIQTSPINQVKEGNQGNKSMSNWYWLYQPTSYQIGNRYLGTEQEFKDMCAAAEEYGVKVIVDAVINHTTSDYAAISNEIKSIPNWTHGNTQIKNWSDRWDVTQNSLLGLYDWNTQNTQVQSYLKRFLERALNDGADGFRFDAAKHIELPDDGNYGSQFWPNITNTSAEFQYGEILQDSASRDAAYANYMNVTASNYGHSIRSALKNRNLSVSNISHYASDVAADKLVTWVESHDTYANDDEESTWMSDDDIRLGWAVIASRSGSTPLFFSRPEGGGNGVRFPGKTQIGDRGSALFEDQAIAAVNTFHNVMAGQPEELSNPNGNNQIFMNQRGSQGVVLANAGSSSVSINASTKLPNGSYDNKAGTGSFQVRDGKLTGTLNARSVAVLYRDDIANAPQVSLENYKTGMTHFFNDQLTITLRANANTAKAVYQINNGQETAFKDGDQLTIGKGDPVGKTYNITLTGTNNDGVNRTQVYSFVKRDPSSAKTIGYQNPNHWGQVNAYIYKHDGGRAIELTGSWPGKAMTKNADGIYTLTLPADTDTTNAKVIFNNGSAQVPGQNQPGFDYVQNGLYNDSGLSGSLPQ; from the coding sequence ATGTTTCAAAACCGATTCAAAACCTCTTTACTGCCGTTATTCGCTGGATTTTTATTGCTGTTTCATATGGTTCTGGCAGGACCTGCGGCTGCAAATGCTGAAACACAGAACACATCAAATGAACTGACAGCGCCATCGATCAAAAGCGGAACCATTCTCCATGCGTGGAATTGGTCGTTCAATACGTTAAAACACAATATGAAGGATATTCATGATGCAGGATATACAGCCATTCAGACGTCTCCGATTAACCAAGTAAAGGAAGGGAACCAAGGAAATAAAAGCATGTCGAACTGGTACTGGCTGTATCAGCCGACATCGTATCAAATTGGCAACCGTTACTTAGGTACTGAACAGGAATTTAAAGATATGTGTGCAGCCGCTGAAGAATATGGCGTAAAGGTCATTGTTGACGCGGTCATCAATCATACCACCAGTGACTATGCCGCCATTTCCAATGAGATTAAGAGTATTCCAAACTGGACACACGGAAACACACAAATTAAAAACTGGTCGGATCGATGGGATGTCACGCAGAATTCATTGCTCGGGCTGTATGACTGGAATACACAAAATACACAAGTACAGTCCTATCTGAAACGTTTCTTAGAAAGAGCTTTGAATGACGGGGCAGATGGATTTCGCTTTGATGCCGCCAAACATATAGAGCTTCCTGATGATGGGAATTACGGCAGTCAGTTTTGGCCGAATATCACAAACACATCTGCTGAGTTCCAATACGGAGAAATCCTGCAAGATAGTGCCTCCAGAGATGCAGCATATGCGAATTATATGAATGTGACAGCATCTAACTATGGACATTCCATAAGGTCCGCTCTAAAGAATCGTAATCTGAGCGTGTCGAATATTTCCCATTATGCATCTGATGTGGCTGCGGACAAGTTAGTCACATGGGTGGAATCGCATGATACGTATGCAAATGATGATGAAGAGTCCACATGGATGAGCGATGACGATATTCGCTTAGGCTGGGCAGTGATTGCTTCTCGTTCAGGCAGTACGCCTCTCTTCTTTTCCAGACCTGAGGGCGGCGGAAACGGTGTGAGATTCCCGGGGAAAACCCAAATAGGCGATCGCGGGAGCGCTTTATTTGAAGATCAGGCTATCGCTGCGGTCAATACGTTTCACAATGTAATGGCTGGGCAGCCTGAGGAGCTATCGAATCCGAATGGGAACAATCAAATATTTATGAATCAGCGCGGCTCACAAGGTGTTGTGTTGGCGAATGCGGGTTCTTCTTCTGTCAGCATCAATGCTTCAACGAAATTACCTAATGGCAGCTATGATAATAAAGCTGGGACCGGTTCCTTTCAAGTAAGGGACGGTAAACTGACAGGCACGCTCAATGCGAGATCTGTGGCTGTTCTTTATCGTGACGATATTGCAAACGCGCCTCAAGTCTCTCTTGAGAATTACAAAACAGGTATGACACATTTTTTTAATGATCAGCTGACGATTACCCTGCGTGCAAACGCGAATACGGCAAAAGCCGTGTATCAAATCAATAATGGGCAAGAGACTGCGTTTAAGGATGGAGACCAATTAACAATCGGAAAAGGAGATCCGGTTGGGAAAACATACAACATCACATTAACAGGAACGAACAATGATGGTGTAAACAGGACCCAGGTATACAGCTTTGTAAAAAGAGACCCGTCTTCAGCCAAAACCATCGGTTATCAAAATCCAAATCATTGGGGCCAAGTAAATGCTTATATCTATAAACATGATGGAGGCCGGGCAATAGAATTGACCGGATCTTGGCCTGGAAAAGCAATGACTAAGAATGCGGATGGAATTTACACGCTGACGCTGCCTGCTGATACGGATACAACGAACGCCAAAGTGATTTTTAATAATGGCAGTGCCCAAGTGCCCGGCCAGAATCAGCCTGGCTTTGATTATGTGCAAAATGGTTTATATAACGACTCTGGATTAAGCGGTTCTCTTCCTCAATGA
- a CDS encoding L-lactate dehydrogenase encodes MMNKHVNKVALIGAGFVGSSYAFALINQAITDELVVIDLNKEKAMGDVMDLNHGKAFAPQPVKTSYGTYEDCKDADIVCICAGANQKPGETRLELVEKNLKIFKGIVSEVMASGFDGIFLIATNPVDILTYATWKFSGLPKERVIGSGTTLDSARFRYMLSEYFGAAPQNVHAHIIGEHGDTELPVWSHANVGGVPVSELVEKNDAYKQEELDQIVDDVKNAAYHIIEKKGATYYGVAMSLARITKAILHNENSILTVSTYLDGQYGADDVYIGVPAVVNRGGIAGITEMNLNEKEKEQFLHSAGVLKNILKPHFAEQQVN; translated from the coding sequence ATGATGAACAAACATGTAAATAAAGTAGCTTTAATCGGAGCGGGTTTTGTTGGAAGCAGTTATGCATTTGCGTTAATTAACCAAGCGATCACAGATGAGCTTGTGGTCATTGATTTAAATAAAGAAAAAGCAATGGGCGATGTCATGGATTTAAACCACGGAAAGGCGTTTGCGCCGCAGCCGGTCAAAACATCTTACGGAACATATGAAGACTGCAAGGATGCTGATATTGTCTGCATCTGCGCCGGTGCAAACCAAAAACCTGGTGAGACACGTCTTGAATTAGTAGAAAAGAACTTAAAGATTTTCAAAGGTATCGTCAGTGAAGTCATGGCGAGCGGATTTGACGGCATTTTCTTAATCGCGACAAATCCAGTTGATATTCTGACTTACGCAACATGGAAATTCAGCGGCCTGCCAAAAGAGCGGGTGATCGGAAGCGGCACAACACTAGATTCTGCGAGATTCCGTTACATGCTGAGCGAATACTTCGGCGCGGCGCCTCAAAACGTGCATGCGCATATTATCGGAGAGCACGGCGACACAGAACTTCCTGTTTGGAGCCACGCAAATGTCGGCGGTGTGCCGGTCAGTGAACTTGTTGAGAAAAACGATGCATATAAACAAGAAGAACTTGACCAGATCGTCGATGACGTGAAAAACGCCGCTTACCATATCATTGAGAAAAAAGGTGCGACTTATTATGGCGTTGCGATGAGCCTTGCCCGCATTACAAAAGCCATTCTTCATAATGAAAATAGCATTTTAACTGTCAGCACATATTTGGATGGACAATACGGCGCAGATGACGTGTACATCGGCGTTCCGGCTGTCGTGAACCGCGGCGGAATTGCTGGCATCACGGAGATGAATTTAAATGAGAAAGAAAAAGAACAGTTCCTTCACAGCGCAGGCGTCCTTAAAAACATTTTAAAACCTCATTTTGCAGAACAACAAGTCAACTAA
- a CDS encoding L-lactate permease yields the protein MWEQLYDPFGNEYVSALAALTPILFFLLALTVFKMKGILAAFLTLAVSFFVSVLAFHMPVEKAISSVLLGIGNGLWPIGYIVLMAVWLYKIAVKTGKFTIIRSSIAGISPDQRLQLLLIGFCFNAFLEGAAGFGVPIAISAALLVELGFKPLKAAALCLIANAASGAFGAIGIPVITGAQIGDLSALELSQTLMWTLPMISFLIPFLLVFLLDRMKGIRQTWPALLVVSGVYTAIQTLTMAVLGPELANILAALFSMGGLALFLRKWQPKEIYREEGAGETGEKKAYSAADIAKAWSPFYILTAAITIWSLPAFKALFQEGGLLNQTTLLLKMPFLHQQIMKMPPIAPSAMPLDAVFKVDLLSATGTAILAAVIVTGLFSKNFSYRDAFASLKETGKELWVPIITICFVMGFANLANFAGLSSSIGLALAKTGDLFPFVSPVLGWIGVFITGSVVSNNALFGHLQVVTGAQIGAGSDLLLAANTAGGVMAKLVSPQSIAIAAAAVGQTGKESKLFKRTVAYSLILLLIICIWTFILARLGL from the coding sequence ATGTGGGAGCAGTTGTATGATCCGTTTGGAAACGAGTATGTGAGCGCACTCGCGGCGCTCACTCCGATTCTCTTTTTTCTCTTGGCTTTAACTGTCTTTAAAATGAAAGGCATACTTGCGGCGTTTCTTACGCTAGCCGTCAGTTTCTTCGTCTCTGTTTTGGCATTTCATATGCCGGTTGAAAAAGCAATTTCTTCTGTTTTGCTGGGAATCGGGAACGGGCTGTGGCCCATTGGCTACATCGTCCTGATGGCGGTGTGGCTGTATAAAATCGCAGTGAAAACCGGAAAGTTTACCATTATTCGGTCCAGCATTGCCGGCATTTCGCCTGACCAGCGATTACAGCTATTATTAATTGGTTTTTGTTTTAACGCGTTTTTAGAAGGCGCGGCCGGTTTTGGTGTTCCGATTGCCATTAGTGCGGCACTGCTCGTCGAACTTGGTTTTAAACCGCTAAAAGCGGCGGCGCTCTGCTTGATTGCGAACGCAGCCTCTGGAGCCTTTGGCGCGATCGGTATTCCTGTGATCACTGGGGCGCAGATTGGTGATTTGTCTGCTCTTGAGCTGTCTCAGACATTGATGTGGACATTGCCGATGATCTCATTTTTGATTCCGTTTCTGCTTGTATTCCTATTAGACCGGATGAAAGGAATCAGGCAGACATGGCCTGCCCTGTTGGTTGTGAGCGGTGTGTATACAGCGATTCAGACACTGACAATGGCGGTGCTCGGACCGGAATTAGCCAACATTTTGGCGGCTTTGTTCAGCATGGGCGGACTTGCGCTGTTCCTCCGCAAATGGCAGCCGAAAGAGATTTACCGGGAGGAAGGAGCCGGCGAGACTGGTGAGAAAAAGGCATACAGTGCCGCTGACATTGCGAAAGCATGGTCTCCTTTCTACATTTTAACTGCCGCGATCACAATCTGGAGCCTTCCTGCCTTCAAAGCGCTATTCCAAGAAGGCGGGCTGTTAAATCAGACAACACTATTATTGAAAATGCCTTTTCTGCATCAGCAAATTATGAAAATGCCGCCGATTGCGCCATCTGCCATGCCGTTAGATGCAGTCTTTAAAGTCGATCTGTTGTCAGCGACTGGTACAGCGATTTTAGCGGCAGTCATCGTGACAGGGCTGTTCAGCAAAAATTTCTCTTATCGGGATGCCTTTGCTTCCTTGAAGGAGACGGGAAAAGAGCTGTGGGTGCCGATTATCACGATCTGCTTTGTGATGGGATTTGCCAACCTGGCCAACTTCGCAGGGCTCAGCTCTTCAATTGGGCTGGCGCTGGCGAAAACAGGAGACTTGTTCCCGTTTGTCAGTCCGGTTCTCGGCTGGATCGGCGTGTTCATTACCGGTTCTGTCGTCAGCAATAACGCGTTGTTCGGACATTTGCAGGTTGTCACCGGAGCGCAGATCGGTGCGGGTTCTGATTTGCTGTTAGCTGCAAATACGGCGGGCGGGGTAATGGCGAAACTTGTTTCTCCACAGTCTATCGCCATCGCCGCCGCAGCGGTCGGCCAGACAGGCAAGGAATCTAAACTGTTTAAACGGACAGTGGCGTACAGCCTGATTCTGTTATTGATCATTTGTATATGGACGTTTATTCTTGCGAGATTAGGATTGTAA
- the bmr3 gene encoding multidrug efflux MFS transporter Bmr3, whose amino-acid sequence MDTTSTKQASTKFVVLGLLLGILMSAMDNTIVATAMGSIVADLGSFDKFAWVTASYMVAVMAGMPIYGKLSDMYGRKRFFLFGLIFFLIGSALCGIAQTMNQLIIYRAIQGIGGGALLPIAFTIIFDLFPPEKRGKMSGMFGAVFGLSSVLGPLLGAIITDSINWHWVFYINVPIGALSLFFIIRYYKESLEHRKQKIDWGGAITLVVSIVCLMFALELGGKTYDWNSIQIIGLFIVFAVFFIAFFIVERKAEEPIISFWMFKNRLFATAQILAFLYGGTFIILAVFIPIFVQAVYGSSATSAGFILTPMMIGSVIGSMIGGIFQTKASFRNLMLISVTAFFIGMLLLSNMTPETARVWLTVFMMISGFGVGFNFSLLPAASMNDLEPRFRGTANSTNSFLRSFGMTLGVTIFGTVQTNVFTNKLSDAFSGVKGSAGSGAAQNIGDPQEIFQAGTRSQIPEAILNRIIDAMSSSITYVFLLALVPIVLAAVTILFMGKARVKTTAEMAKKAN is encoded by the coding sequence ATGGACACAACATCAACAAAACAGGCTTCCACCAAATTTGTGGTCCTCGGTCTCCTGCTGGGCATTTTGATGTCCGCAATGGACAATACGATTGTTGCCACCGCGATGGGCAGCATCGTAGCGGATCTTGGAAGCTTCGATAAATTTGCTTGGGTGACGGCATCTTATATGGTGGCGGTCATGGCTGGAATGCCGATTTACGGCAAGCTTTCCGATATGTACGGCCGAAAACGTTTTTTCCTGTTTGGACTTATTTTTTTCTTAATCGGATCGGCTTTATGCGGGATTGCACAGACAATGAATCAGCTGATCATTTACCGGGCCATTCAAGGGATCGGGGGCGGAGCTCTCCTGCCGATTGCCTTTACCATTATCTTTGATTTGTTTCCGCCGGAAAAACGCGGAAAAATGTCCGGCATGTTCGGTGCTGTATTTGGATTATCCAGTGTTCTTGGGCCGCTGTTAGGCGCGATCATTACAGATTCAATCAACTGGCATTGGGTGTTTTACATCAATGTGCCGATCGGCGCATTGTCATTGTTTTTCATTATTCGCTATTACAAAGAATCTCTGGAGCACAGAAAACAGAAAATTGACTGGGGCGGCGCGATTACCTTAGTCGTATCGATTGTATGCCTGATGTTCGCCCTTGAGCTAGGCGGCAAAACATACGATTGGAATTCCATTCAAATCATTGGCTTGTTTATTGTATTCGCGGTTTTCTTCATTGCCTTTTTTATTGTGGAGAGAAAAGCGGAAGAACCGATCATTTCGTTCTGGATGTTTAAAAACCGTTTGTTTGCCACAGCACAGATTCTCGCTTTCCTGTATGGCGGAACATTCATTATTTTAGCGGTATTTATTCCGATTTTCGTTCAGGCGGTATACGGCAGCTCAGCGACGAGCGCAGGCTTTATTTTGACGCCGATGATGATTGGATCAGTCATCGGGAGCATGATCGGCGGGATCTTCCAAACGAAAGCAAGCTTCCGCAATTTGATGCTGATATCTGTTACGGCTTTCTTTATCGGCATGCTGCTTTTATCCAATATGACACCGGAGACGGCACGGGTATGGCTGACAGTCTTTATGATGATTTCTGGCTTTGGCGTAGGCTTTAACTTCTCCCTCCTGCCGGCGGCATCGATGAATGATCTTGAACCTCGCTTTCGGGGAACGGCCAACTCTACAAATTCATTTTTGCGGTCATTCGGCATGACTCTGGGCGTCACCATTTTCGGAACGGTGCAAACAAACGTATTCACAAACAAGCTGAGCGACGCCTTCAGCGGCGTGAAAGGCTCAGCAGGCTCAGGCGCGGCGCAAAATATCGGCGACCCGCAGGAGATTTTCCAAGCAGGAACACGCTCCCAAATTCCTGAGGCGATCCTGAATCGCATTATTGACGCCATGTCATCAAGTATCACGTATGTCTTTTTGCTCGCTTTGGTTCCAATCGTCCTCGCGGCGGTTACCATTTTGTTTATGGGAAAAGCCAGAGTGAAAACAACAGCTGAAATGGCGAAGAAAGCCAATTAA
- a CDS encoding MarR family transcriptional regulator, producing MSTRNSRSELEKTAVQIFRKLGTRTVLFHQAAAHALGLFPTDLKSADILNEAGPMTAGELGKKTGLSTGSVTALVDRLEKAGYVAREKDPNDRRRVMIVPLTASKKHIKDLFHSLSESTMDLCREYTEEELELIFSFVDKASDIMEKELERLKQ from the coding sequence TTGTCAACAAGAAATTCCAGAAGTGAGTTGGAAAAGACCGCTGTTCAGATTTTTCGAAAATTGGGCACCAGAACGGTTCTGTTTCATCAGGCAGCCGCTCATGCTCTCGGTCTGTTTCCCACCGATTTGAAATCAGCTGACATTTTAAATGAAGCGGGACCGATGACGGCCGGAGAGCTTGGGAAAAAGACAGGCCTCAGCACAGGTTCAGTCACAGCGCTTGTTGACCGGCTTGAAAAAGCGGGGTATGTGGCTCGTGAAAAGGACCCGAACGACCGCAGAAGAGTCATGATCGTCCCATTGACCGCTTCAAAAAAACATATAAAGGATTTATTCCATTCTCTTTCCGAGTCAACGATGGATTTGTGCCGCGAGTATACGGAAGAGGAACTGGAGCTCATTTTCAGTTTCGTAGACAAAGCGTCCGATATAATGGAGAAAGAGCTTGAACGTTTGAAACAGTAA
- a CDS encoding LysE family translocator, with amino-acid sequence MNIFLSYIVLGLSLSAPVGPVNAAQIDKGIKNGFWHAWIFGLGAMTADGLYMLFIYFGLSQFLTAPFVKTFLWLFGFFVLTYTGIETLKNVREPMDVRSSRGKPSFRKTFASGFLISLSNPLSILFWLGIYGSILAKTAEAYNMNQLLIYSSGIMIGILIWDFCMAITASMFRNLLHEKLLRGLTGIAGVSLLVFGFYFGYQGIKQLLG; translated from the coding sequence GTGAACATTTTTTTGAGCTATATTGTGCTGGGACTGTCCTTGTCTGCGCCTGTGGGACCTGTGAATGCGGCGCAAATAGACAAAGGAATTAAAAACGGTTTTTGGCATGCGTGGATTTTTGGTTTAGGCGCCATGACAGCGGACGGACTGTACATGCTGTTTATCTATTTCGGGCTGTCGCAGTTTTTGACCGCTCCATTCGTGAAAACGTTTTTGTGGCTCTTCGGCTTTTTTGTTCTGACCTATACCGGAATTGAGACGCTGAAAAATGTCAGGGAACCAATGGATGTGCGCAGCTCGCGGGGAAAGCCGTCATTCCGGAAAACGTTCGCTTCAGGTTTTCTCATTTCACTGTCAAATCCATTGAGCATCCTTTTTTGGCTGGGGATTTACGGGAGCATTCTTGCGAAAACAGCGGAGGCCTACAATATGAATCAGCTTCTCATCTATAGCTCCGGCATCATGATCGGCATTTTAATCTGGGATTTTTGCATGGCGATTACCGCCAGTATGTTCAGAAACCTGCTTCATGAAAAGCTATTGAGAGGATTGACCGGAATCGCCGGTGTATCTCTCCTTGTGTTTGGGTTTTACTTCGGCTATCAGGGCATCAAACAGTTATTGGGCTGA
- a CDS encoding YqcI/YcgG family protein: protein MVNGIYTKSFLERNQAELPEWQRIAFELLAETLADDADTFPCIPGRQAFLTDQLRIAFAGDPRENRTAEELAPLLAEYGKISRDTGKYASLVVLFDTPEDLAEHYSIEAYEELFWRFLNRLSEQDEKEWPEDIPADPEHYKWEFCFAGEPYFILCATPGHEARRSRSFPFFMITFQPRWVFEELNGSTAFGRNMSRLIRSRLKAYDHTPIHPELGWYGGKDNREWKQYFLRDDEKQVSKCPFSYLKNMFNKMK, encoded by the coding sequence ATGGTGAATGGGATTTACACCAAAAGTTTTCTGGAACGTAATCAAGCTGAGCTCCCGGAATGGCAAAGAATCGCTTTTGAGCTTTTGGCAGAAACGCTGGCTGATGACGCGGATACGTTTCCGTGCATTCCCGGACGCCAGGCGTTTCTGACTGACCAGCTGCGCATTGCTTTTGCCGGAGATCCGCGGGAAAACCGCACAGCGGAGGAACTGGCTCCGTTGCTAGCGGAGTACGGCAAGATATCGCGGGACACTGGAAAATACGCATCCCTCGTTGTATTGTTTGATACGCCGGAAGATTTGGCTGAGCACTATTCGATTGAAGCGTATGAAGAGCTGTTTTGGCGTTTTTTAAATAGACTGAGCGAACAAGACGAAAAAGAGTGGCCGGAAGATATTCCGGCCGATCCTGAGCATTATAAATGGGAGTTTTGTTTTGCCGGCGAGCCGTACTTTATTCTTTGCGCAACACCGGGGCACGAGGCGAGAAGAAGCCGGAGCTTTCCTTTTTTTATGATCACGTTTCAGCCGAGATGGGTGTTTGAAGAGTTAAATGGCTCAACCGCTTTTGGCCGCAACATGAGCAGACTGATCCGCTCCCGGTTAAAGGCATACGATCACACTCCGATTCACCCTGAATTAGGCTGGTACGGAGGAAAGGATAACCGTGAATGGAAGCAGTATTTCCTCCGTGATGACGAAAAACAGGTATCGAAGTGCCCGTTTTCTTATTTAAAGAACATGTTCAACAAAATGAAATAA
- a CDS encoding amino acid permease, with protein sequence MSQTKKDQQKGNLAWWQLSLIGVGCTIGTGFFLGSSIAIVKSGFSVLLSFLIAGIGTYFVFEQLAKLSAKQPEKGSFCAYARKAFGKWAGFSNGWVYWSSEMLITGSQLTAISLFTKHWFPQVPLWVFASIYAVLGLLIIFTGLSVFEKTENVLAVIKTAAIFMFIVIAILALCGILSGGKPDVQVPNKVNEFFPYGAMGLWTGLIYAFYAFGGIEVMGLMAVHLKKPEEASKSGKLMLSTLAIVYIISIGLALLLVPLRTFTEEDSPFITSLKGHNLEIILDIFNGIFIIAGFSTLVASLFAVTTLLCTMADDGDAPKCFTLKEGKKICWPALGLTFAGLVLSIILSLVLPKNIYEHMTTAAGLMLLYTWLFILFSSKKLTDPKGIGKTQIYLAVILIAAAVSGTLFEKSSRPGFFVSIGFLAIIAVVTMIYQKKQGHKDRPASS encoded by the coding sequence ATGAGTCAAACTAAAAAAGACCAGCAAAAAGGGAATTTGGCTTGGTGGCAGCTGTCACTGATCGGAGTCGGCTGCACGATCGGAACAGGATTTTTTCTCGGGTCCAGCATCGCAATTGTAAAAAGCGGTTTTTCCGTTCTCCTCTCATTTCTTATCGCGGGGATCGGCACTTATTTTGTCTTCGAACAGCTCGCCAAGCTGTCGGCGAAACAGCCTGAAAAAGGCTCGTTTTGTGCGTATGCGCGAAAAGCGTTTGGCAAATGGGCAGGCTTCAGCAACGGCTGGGTGTACTGGTCATCAGAAATGCTGATTACCGGAAGCCAATTGACAGCCATTTCGCTATTTACGAAGCATTGGTTTCCTCAAGTGCCGTTATGGGTGTTTGCTTCAATCTACGCGGTACTCGGGCTTCTCATTATTTTCACCGGGCTGTCCGTTTTTGAAAAAACAGAAAACGTGCTGGCAGTCATCAAAACAGCCGCTATTTTTATGTTTATTGTGATTGCCATTCTGGCATTATGCGGCATCTTGTCCGGCGGAAAGCCTGATGTACAGGTTCCAAACAAGGTGAATGAGTTTTTCCCATACGGCGCCATGGGACTGTGGACAGGTTTAATCTACGCGTTTTACGCCTTTGGCGGAATTGAAGTCATGGGGCTGATGGCGGTTCACTTAAAAAAACCTGAAGAAGCGTCTAAATCAGGGAAACTGATGCTGTCGACACTGGCGATTGTTTATATCATTTCAATCGGGCTGGCTTTGCTTTTGGTTCCGTTACGCACGTTTACAGAAGAGGACAGCCCGTTCATTACGTCGTTAAAGGGACATAACCTTGAGATTATCCTCGATATTTTTAACGGGATTTTCATTATCGCCGGGTTCTCGACCCTTGTCGCTTCGCTTTTCGCGGTTACGACATTGCTTTGTACGATGGCAGATGACGGTGACGCGCCGAAATGCTTCACCTTAAAGGAAGGCAAAAAAATTTGCTGGCCGGCCCTGGGGCTGACGTTTGCCGGGCTTGTTTTATCCATCATTCTGTCTTTAGTGCTGCCGAAAAACATTTATGAGCACATGACGACAGCAGCCGGGCTTATGCTTTTATACACTTGGCTGTTTATCCTGTTCTCCAGCAAAAAGCTGACCGATCCCAAAGGCATAGGGAAAACGCAAATTTATTTAGCGGTGATTCTGATTGCGGCGGCAGTGTCCGGCACATTGTTTGAAAAATCAAGCCGGCCCGGTTTTTTTGTGAGCATAGGTTTCCTCGCGATCATTGCCGTCGTAACCATGATCTATCAAAAAAAGCAGGGTCACAAAGACCGCCCTGCCAGCTCTTGA
- a CDS encoding DUF1989 domain-containing protein, producing MTQQYIVEPKKGLGLKLKKGQILKVVDVEGQQVADFVAYHAKDFYEHLDQGATIDANHSINVKVNDHIYSNLYKPMLTLIEDTVGKHDLLLPACRPDMNRLLYGKKKDEFQDTCYDNMNRALEQFGVPKPHMHYPFAIFMNTVLDDKGNLSVETPLSNAGDYIRLRAEMDLIVAFSSCPIEKGKCNGDSVTSIRVEVS from the coding sequence ATGACACAGCAATATATCGTAGAGCCGAAGAAAGGGCTTGGGCTGAAGCTGAAAAAGGGGCAGATTTTAAAGGTGGTTGATGTAGAAGGACAGCAGGTGGCTGATTTTGTCGCGTACCATGCCAAGGATTTTTATGAGCATCTTGATCAGGGAGCGACGATTGATGCCAATCATTCCATAAACGTAAAGGTGAATGACCATATTTACTCCAATTTATACAAACCGATGCTGACGCTGATTGAGGATACGGTCGGCAAGCATGATCTGCTGCTTCCCGCCTGCCGTCCTGACATGAACAGGCTGTTATACGGCAAGAAAAAGGATGAGTTTCAGGATACGTGCTATGACAATATGAACCGTGCGCTTGAACAGTTTGGCGTGCCTAAGCCACACATGCATTACCCGTTTGCGATTTTTATGAATACGGTTCTTGATGATAAAGGGAACCTGTCTGTGGAAACGCCGCTGTCGAATGCCGGGGATTATATAAGGCTGCGGGCGGAAATGGATTTAATTGTCGCGTTTTCTTCCTGCCCGATTGAAAAAGGAAAGTGCAATGGTGATAGTGTCACGTCTATACGCGTGGAAGTCAGCTGA
- the nadE gene encoding ammonia-dependent NAD(+) synthetase, whose translation MSMQEKIMRELHVKPSIDPKQEIEDRIHFLKQYVKKTGAKGFVLGISGGQDSTLAGRLAQLAVESIREEGGDAQFIAVRLPHGTQQDEEDAQLALKFIKPDKSWKFDIKSTVSAFSDQYQQETGEQLTDFNKGNVKARTRMIAQYAIGGQEGLLVIGTDHAAEAVTGFFTKYGDGGADLLPLTGLTKRQGRTLLKELGAPERLYLKEPTADLLDEKPQQADETELGISYEEIDDYLEGKEVSAKVSEALEKRYSITEHKRQVPASMFDDWWK comes from the coding sequence ATGAGCATGCAGGAAAAGATTATGCGTGAATTACATGTGAAGCCCTCAATTGATCCAAAGCAAGAAATTGAGGACCGAATCCATTTTTTAAAACAATATGTAAAGAAAACCGGCGCTAAAGGTTTTGTATTGGGAATCAGCGGCGGACAGGATTCAACTCTTGCGGGGCGCCTTGCCCAGCTTGCGGTGGAAAGCATTCGCGAGGAGGGCGGAGACGCTCAATTTATCGCAGTCCGTCTTCCGCATGGCACACAGCAGGATGAAGAAGATGCCCAGCTTGCTTTAAAGTTTATCAAGCCGGATAAATCATGGAAGTTTGACATTAAGTCGACAGTCAGCGCGTTTTCTGATCAGTATCAGCAAGAAACGGGTGAGCAGCTGACTGACTTTAATAAAGGAAACGTAAAGGCGAGAACAAGAATGATCGCCCAATACGCGATCGGCGGCCAAGAAGGCCTTCTTGTCATTGGCACTGACCACGCAGCCGAGGCTGTCACTGGTTTCTTTACGAAATACGGTGACGGCGGAGCCGACCTCCTGCCGCTGACTGGATTGACGAAGCGCCAGGGAAGAACCCTGCTGAAAGAGCTGGGTGCACCGGAACGCTTATACTTAAAAGAACCAACTGCCGATCTGCTCGACGAAAAACCGCAGCAGGCGGATGAAACAGAGCTAGGCATCTCTTACGAGGAGATTGATGATTACCTCGAAGGAAAAGAAGTATCAGCGAAAGTGTCGGAAGCACTGGAAAAACGCTACAGCATAACTGAGCATAAACGTCAGGTTCCGGCTTCTATGTTTGATGACTGGTGGAAATAG